The following DNA comes from Winogradskyella sp. PG-2.
GTTTATTTACTTCAACCGTGTATGTTGAGATTAAACTGCCTTTGATGTAGAAGTGTACATCAAAAAATCCATTAGAATTAAATTGATGTTCTAGAATTAATGAAGTATCATCAATTAGAATAGAAGTAGTTTTAGTTTTCCATAAATTAAAACCACTATCTATTAAAAATTTTATGTCTTCCTCTTTTAAGATCTCTTTTAATTTATACTTAAAAGTAACCTTTTGATGCTTTTTAATAGTATGATGCATTCGTTTTGGAAACTCATGAAGTGATAAGGTCTTATACGCCTTTCCATAGATAATAGGGTATGCCAAAAAACTTTCAAAAGAAGGAATGTCTTCTTCTAAAAGCCACCACTTCTTATCAATAGGAAAGTGATTAACGGCAAAAAGTTCTGGTTGTGTTAAAAAGAATCCGTTATTATAATTAAAAGAAAAGTGATTTGTTGCAGGATCTGGAGTTCCGCTAGCCCAAGTAGGATCGCATAGGTACCATTTGTTGTCTAATTTCACAGCATTCCATGAATGATTAGGCAAATCTAAATTTTCAATATCGGTTGTGCTAACACGACCATAACCTTGTACTATTTCACATTCAATATTAGAAAGTTGAGCTAGTTTTTTTACTAAATAAGCATAGCCAGTGCAAATGGTTCGTTTTCGCTTTAATAATTTTTTAAAAAGTGCTCTCCTAAAATCTCTATTCCAAGTTTTAAATTTTAAGCTATCATCTTTAAAGCGCTGGCGCTTATGTTTGTTTTTAAGATATAAACCATAGTCATTAGCAATATTGGCACAAACCCAACGATAAATAGCTCTAAAGCGATCTGCGTCTGTATTTAGATTAGAGGTGAGTTTATAAGAGAGGTCAGGTAGGTTTGTAAGGTCTTCGTAATTATAAGATAGAGCTATACTATCCGCTTTTTTAAAATTCACACTTTCAAAATCAGAGATTTGAGCATGAAATAGTAACGAAAAAAGAAATAAAAAAAGAAATTGTAGTGATTTCAAAAAAGCTGAACTATTGTCAATTATTGTATAGTTGAAATCTAAAACTAGACTTCAACTATACTTAATTTAATTTTTTTTGCGTTTAGATTTATAAGGCTTAGCAGAATCTAATGCTCCAATCATTTCTACTAAATCTTCTGTTAAAACTAATTTAAT
Coding sequences within:
- a CDS encoding transglutaminase domain-containing protein, producing MNFKKADSIALSYNYEDLTNLPDLSYKLTSNLNTDADRFRAIYRWVCANIANDYGLYLKNKHKRQRFKDDSLKFKTWNRDFRRALFKKLLKRKRTICTGYAYLVKKLAQLSNIECEIVQGYGRVSTTDIENLDLPNHSWNAVKLDNKWYLCDPTWASGTPDPATNHFSFNYNNGFFLTQPELFAVNHFPIDKKWWLLEEDIPSFESFLAYPIIYGKAYKTLSLHEFPKRMHHTIKKHQKVTFKYKLKEILKEEDIKFLIDSGFNLWKTKTTSILIDDTSLILEHQFNSNGFFDVHFYIKGSLISTYTVEVNKP